Proteins encoded in a region of the Kryptolebias marmoratus isolate JLee-2015 linkage group LG14, ASM164957v2, whole genome shotgun sequence genome:
- the rnf165a gene encoding E3 ubiquitin-protein ligase RNF165, translating into MVLVHVGYLVLPVFGSVRNRGVHFSRHQHSHATSCRHFHLGTPQAPISTEFPLGHASQPPQTGLAAHLPPAHHLTLTALPAPPQFQDVSGPSFLPQALHQQYLIQQQLLEAQHRRILPHPRRPQERIPLNSHRLRSGFEYSTPLHVSQPMTQQPRYLAEGTDWDLSVDAGLPHQYHLQQLPQHYQHYLTSPRLHHFPRNTSSAQVVVHEIRNYPYPQLHLLALQSLNPVRHVTAVRESYEELLQLEDRLGSVSRGAVQTTIERFTFPHKYKKRKPLQLKIGEDEEETDVDEKCTICLSMLEDGEDVRRLPCMHLFHQGCVDQWLATSRKCPICRVDIETQLNPDS; encoded by the exons GAGTGCACTTCAGCAGGCATCAGCACAGCCATGCTACCTCCTGCCGACACTTTCACCTGGGCACTCCCCAGGCGCCCATCTCAACAGAGTTCCCCCTCGGACACGCCAGCCAGCCCCCGCAGACGGGCCTGGCCGCCCACCTGCCCCCCGCGCACCACCTGACCCTCACCGCCCTGCCCGCACCCCCACAGTTTCAGGACGTGTCGGGGCCTTCATTCCTACCTCAGGCCTTACACCAGCAATACCtcatccagcagcagctccttgAAGCACAGCACCGCCGGATTCTGCCACACCCCAG AAGACCCCAGGAACGTATTCCCCTGAACTCCCACCGACTGCGTTCAGGTTTTGAGTACTCCACTCCCCTCCATGTTTCCCAGCCAATGACGCAGCAGCCGCGGTACCTGGCTGAAGGCACCGACTG GGATCTCAGCGTAGACGCAGGCCTCCCTCATCAGTACCATCTCCAGCAGCTTCCGCAGCACTATCAGCACTACCTGACCTCCCCTCGACTGCACCACTTCCCCAGGAACACATCGTCTGCCCAAGTG GTTGTGCATGAAATCAGAAATTACCCATATCCCCAGCTGCATTTGTTGGCGCTGCAAAGTTTGAATCCTGTGAGGCACGTCACTGCTGTGCGAGAGAGTTACGAG gagctgctgcagctcgaGGACCGGCTGGGGAGCGTCAGCAGAGGAGCTGTCCAGACAACTATAGAGAGATTCACCTTTCCACACAAATACAAGAAG AGAAAGCCTCTGCAACTAAAGATtggggaggatgaggaggaaacaGATGTGGATGAGAAGTGTACCATCTGCTTGTCCATGCTGGAGGATGGAGAAGATGTCAG GAGATTGCCCTGCATGCATCTCTTCCACCAGGGTTGTGTGGACCAATGGCTGGCCACCAGCAGAAAGTGTCCAATCTGTCGAGTTGACATCGAAACGCAGCTGAACCCTGACAGTTGA